ATGGATTAAGAAAAGAATAGGATTTTTATTTAAAAAAAGGAAAAGAAAGAATAGGAATTTTGCTTGAAAAAAAAAAAACTAACAAATGTACATTGTACGATATGAAAGTTCTCCCTAATTTTTTGTTAAGATCTGTTGGTTTATACTTTATAGGGCATTTGCTCTTATGTTTTTAGAGGTGTGGGAATGGACGAGGTTGCGCAAGCTCTCGCAACTAGAGTAGCTCATTTAGAGAGGCGTTAGGTTTTAGTTAGGATTAGACCCGATTGACTCATGGATGTCGTCAATAACGATAGACCCCTTACTGGTGCTAGTATTAAGGAAGTGAGTGGAACAACTTTATTTATCACCGATAATTCTTGTTGTATGTAAGTTCTTATTTTCTTTATAAAAGTATTCCTTTCTCAAAAAAAAAAAAAAAAAAAAAAAGGAGAGAGAGAGAGACNNNNNNNNNNNNNNNNNNNNNNNNNNNNNNNNNNNNNNNNNNNNNNNNNNNNNNNNNNNNNNNNNNNNNNNNNNNNNNNNNNNNNNNNNNNNNNCACAACACTCTCTCTCTCTCTCTCTCTCTCTCTCTCTCTCTCTCCTCGATCTTTCTTTCTCTATATTCCTTTCTATCTGTCATAGGGTTTGGGCCTTTCGCAGACAACCCTTTTCTTCTTCTTCTTCTTCTTCCCCCCAAAAGGTAAAGTTCGATGCTTTCTTCCAATCCCATCTTCTCTGATTTATAAAGTTCTCGCCTATCTCTCTTGTTTCTCTCCAATTTTGATGCGATTTGTGTTGTTCTGTTTTGAATCCCTAAGTTCCCAATTTTTATGTATAATTCTCGATTCTGATGTATAACAATTCGAAACGTTTCATTGGCTATTGATAATCTCAATATTGAATTGTGGTTTCAATTCTGCAAATTTTGGATATTCATGACCTGGAGAACAGTAATTGATCTGAGGAATGTGATCAGTTTGATTTTGTTTTATCAAATTAGTATTCTTCAGTAGTTCTTCAGGATTTGCATGCTTTGCTATGTTTTGATTTTTAGGATTTAGTGGTTTTGGGATGAAAGCTTGATTCAAGTTTTCTAGTTTAGATTACATGGAATGATTTGCATTATTTAAAATCGGTTTTGTTTTCTAATTTTTTTCAATGATCATTGTAAGCTGGACTGAATGGTTTATTACAATGTGGATTCAGGTCTTGAAGCTGAGGAAGGCATCCGGGTTGTGTTTATGGGTATGTCGGAGTTAATTGATATAGCTCCTTGTATCGATTGGTTGAACGGGCTTGAACCTGACATGTCGGTGAAGGTCCTGACCTGTTTAGACAATCCAAAGGATCTTGTTCAAGTTAGTACTGTCTCACGCACTTGGCATTATATTGGTAAGCTAAAACTCTTTAACTTTAAGTAGTTCTATTACCTTAGTATATGAAATAGTTCTAAAATGTAAAACATTACCTATGGTTGTATAGCATAAGCAGAATGTATGTAGCTCATGTATTAAGTCAATCAAAAGCTGATGGTTTTATTTATTTTGTCTGTTAGTGTCTGCTAAGTTGTCTGTTGCTAATAGATAGTGGGTGCTTGGTTATATGATTTCAATGCTTATACTCTCTAATTTATATGTTTTCTTATGGTTGTCTGTGTGTGGCATCCATTCATTATAGATTGAGGGGGTTTGAAGAAAGCTTACTTGGTCTTGAATGATTGAAACTAACGTGGGTATCCCATATTGTGGAATGAGACTTGAAAAATTATGAAAGGAAACATTTCACTTCTCTGATTTTATGCTCTCCATCTTGGAGGATTTAAATTGGCATTCAAGGTATTCAGATAGTTTACCTTCTTAATTGTGATATATTATGGCAATGTCCCTCCCCAAAGCTGGAGCTTAGAAAATCCAGCTTAACAAAGATCATTTTAAGGATCGTCATCAGCTTGAAAAAAAAAAAAAAAAAGAACAAATAGAAAATCTGATTCCTACAGTCGACTATAGGAACTCTGCATGAAGCAACATTTACTAGCTCATGGGTTTGACTGGCATCAAGAGTTTCAACAGCGAGACAAACCATGCAGTGGCAATATGGCTGTCTTGTCTTACTATTCATGGAGAGTTCCTGGAATATATGGCTTCTGGGTTGAGTGAATTTTTCTGGATTTTAGCGATGAGAAAAATCTGGATTATGGGCGCGATCAAAGAAAATCAAGTCAGTGGAAGCTGTAGGATAAATCAGATGGCGCTGGTGTATATCTAACAGGTAGTGGTGTGCTGGGTTCTGGTTGTGAAGCTGTGTTGGTGTACGAAGAAGATAAAATATTAGCGGAAGTATCTGACTTCTTTGGTCCTATTCTCACCATTTTGGACAATTTATATAGGAATACAGTGTATTTATATATCAAATATTAAGCTATATATCAAAAGCCAGAAACTATTTTGTAGCCTACCTTTTAATTGCAATGAATTTCCTGCCTGATTTTCTTAGTCAAGATGTGCTGCTGACAACGTATTTCATTCAAAAAAACTTACACAAGTTTGTAACTTCTAATGTCTTGCAGTGGTAGAAAATGGTCTATGTAAGAAGCTGTGCTTGAGAATGTTTCCTCAGTTATCTAGAGTTGCTCATGTTGTCGAGTTACACGACTCTGATGCCAAAGAGTGTGCGGATGTTGGATCTAGCAATTCAAAGGAATGGGACACGTTGGAAAGGGAGCATAGAGTCTACGCCTTTTTAGCTCATGCATGTACATCTTTCCCTGCTAGTGATTGCATTTCAGGGGCAATCAGTGCTTCCAGCACCGACAATTTTCCGGAAGAAAGCATTAACAATACTCTTTACCCAAGCACGAGGGTTGGGCAGAGAGCTTCATACTGGTCAAGTAAAGGCCAAAAGAACCCTGCAGTGCCTGAGATGCTGACTTACAAGTTGAAGTCTGATCTTATTATAATTACTGAAATCAACGTACATCCTTTCCAAGGCAAGTATTTTAGTTTCTGAAATTATGGACTTCACTAATTTGTTTTGATGTTATAAAATTGTCTGATCTTCTCTCTCCCTCTCTATAACTCTCTTTTACTACTTGCAGCTTACTTCCAGCGTGGACAACCCATATATTCTGCCGCTGGCGTTCGATTTCATATGGGGCATGCCAAATTCCCTATTGATGTAGAGAGTGACCCAATGAAGGAATCATGCCATGATGACAAGTTTGAGTGGGCTTACACTTCACAAGTGTTCCCAATGGCTCAGGTATGTGATCTGATCTAAACTTGTCTCCTACCTTTCTATACTTGCATCTTTGAATTTGTTGTGTTGAAATATTCTCTTCTCCAATAGAGAGCCCGTGTTGTTTCCTTGTATACTGAATACCTCCTTTTTTGGGTTAAGGTGGTTTGTAATAAGACAAGTTTGGAGACCATGATTCTTGTAAACATTTCTGCAACTTTCAGAATAGAAACTTTGTTTGGGGGCTAGATTATGACTTGTATTGCAGTAAACTATTACACAGTTTTGAAACTAGAAACACTGCTTGTGTGCATTTTAGGACTTTTATACAATTAGCACTGGTCTTCTTGTTGACTTCAAGAGTATATATATATATATATATATATATATATATATATATATATACTTTTTTAGGTATTAAATTTTAGGCTCACAAGTTTATGATCAACTATCCTAGTGGCTTTATGCTTGCCAAGTCTTTCGTCCATCCTTTGACAAATTCTTTAAAGAGATGTTGGTACAAGGCTAGACCTTATTTGATCTTCCAATTCAGGTAACTAATTGATGACTTTTTTATCTTCCCAACAGAAGGACTGCTTGCAGACTTTTAAGCTTCCAGAACCAGTTCTTTGCATAGGTGGAATTTTGCAGATTGAGTTAGTCGGGAGGGTTCAGAGACAAGAAATGGATGACCTGTTCTATATATGGTTTGTTCCGTGCTTTATTTCTCTCAAGTGTTATAACAATTAAAAGTCTTAAAATGAAGAACATCAATATCTGAGAGTAGTATACAGTCTTATTATTACAATGCTGACGAAGTCAAGTAGTGTTTAAAATCATAGCCATCAAATCAAATCGGACAATTTTACTTGGTGGTTCAGTAATATGAAGGATGGATGCAAGTATGTGGAATAGTGTCTCTTATTTAGTTGGTTGAATAATTTGCTTTAAAATTGTTAATGGAGATATGTCAGTGAAATGCAATGCTGGTCCTCATGATTTGATCATCTAGTATGGTAAACTGTGCCAAGCAATGGACATGGAGCTGATGTTCAAATCTGACACAGAAGAACGTAGTTTTCAGATTTAGGAATGTTTTGGCAATATCGATTAGTGGAATACATAATGTGTTTATTGGGTCTGTAGTTTGGTGTGGTAATAATGACCTTCTTTTGTTGTCTTTGATACTCGGTCATTAAGATTATGGTCACAGACTTGTCAGGCATGATTGAATAATTGAATTGTAGAATACCTTGACATTAAGAACTCGTATATTGCCTTATGTGGGAAGAGAAACTTAAAAGATACTACACTGGAACACAATTTGGTG
Above is a window of Fragaria vesca subsp. vesca linkage group LG7, FraVesHawaii_1.0, whole genome shotgun sequence DNA encoding:
- the LOC101294397 gene encoding F-box protein At4g00755-like encodes the protein MVYYNVDSGLEAEEGIRVVFMGMSELIDIAPCIDWLNGLEPDMSVKVLTCLDNPKDLVQVSTVSRTWHYIVVENGLCKKLCLRMFPQLSRVAHVVELHDSDAKECADVGSSNSKEWDTLEREHRVYAFLAHACTSFPASDCISGAISASSTDNFPEESINNTLYPSTRVGQRASYWSSKGQKNPAVPEMLTYKLKSDLIIITEINVHPFQAYFQRGQPIYSAAGVRFHMGHAKFPIDVESDPMKESCHDDKFEWAYTSQVFPMAQKDCLQTFKLPEPVLCIGGILQIELVGRVQRQEMDDLFYICVSHVEVKGKSLGPAFSVETNVPSGLFVLKRQTKFNQPSSPENKFNANSTGDLERHVREMLPIVLHGNVVDFEEYYEWDDADYETDEEFVV